The Pocillopora verrucosa isolate sample1 chromosome 2, ASM3666991v2, whole genome shotgun sequence genome has a segment encoding these proteins:
- the LOC136279259 gene encoding uncharacterized protein: MARHLRWIAVFLVVFTIIEADPLEDSSVSPEEEATDTQDFGKDLEDTAYQEEIRENNDKSDEEQQEESLVENNTSEDVNSYNMDENDLENEEEAEGLDQGDSPVEDTATEYDAYDTAEQSDLEQSNQETATEDQQANSLSDNDYSEEKTSTTAEENDSVNPEEAEGQEQEDSPLKDTAAEYDTYDTAEQNDAESDEEQQQEDFLEGNDSSREETFDTVEENNSEYEEEGDQLEDSTLDNNAFALNTPVDAEDSEYDSRQDDPAVDKLQTVPEDDISCNIPYNYTLTHKCCYGKLVPKSSICGARCGLSTYNPLTYKCCYGKVVLKCFPCPGRCGLLSYNPWTQKCCYGKVVLKSFLCPAKCGLVGYNPWTQKCCYGKVVSKRFTCPGRCGSTAFNPWTHKCCYNRLVTKSYTCPAKCGLTSYNPWTHKCCYNRVVTKSYVCPAKCGLASYNPWTHKCCYNRVVLRSFICPAKCGLASYNPWTHKCCYNRVVTKSYVCPAKCGLASYNPWTHKCCYNRVVLRSFICPAKCGLASYNPWTHKCCYNRVVTKSYTCPAKCGLASYNPWTHKCCYNRVVLRSFICPAKCGLASYNPWTHKCCYNRVVTKSYTCPAKCGLASYNPWTHKCCYNRVVLRSFICPAKCGLASYNPWTHKCCYNRVVTKSYTCPAKCGLASYNPWTHKCCYNRVVTKSYVCPAKCGLASYNPWTHKCCYNRVVLRSFICPAKCGLASYNPWTHKCCYNRVVTKSYVCPAKCGLASYNPWTHKCCYNRVVLRSFICPAKCGLASYNPWTHKCCYNRVVTKSYTCPAKCGLTSYNPWTHKCCYNRVVTKSYVCPAKCGLASYNPWTHKCCYNRVVLRSFICPAKCGLASYNPWTHKCCYNRVVTKSYTCPAKCGLASYNPWTHKCCYNRVVTKSYVCPAKCGLASYNPWTHKCCYNRVVTKSYICPPKCGLASYNPWTHKCCYNRVVTKSFICPAKCGLASYNPWTHKCCYNRVVTKSYICPANCGLASYNPWTHKCCYNRVVLKSFTCPPKCGLASYNPWTHKCCYNRVVLKSFTCPPKCGLASYNPWTHKCCYNRVVLKSFTCPAKCGLTSYNPWTQKCCYGRVASKSFSCPAKCGVASYNPWTHKCCYNRVVLKSLTCPAKCGLVSYNPWTQKCCYGKVVSTSFSCPAKCGVVSYNPWTQKCCHNRVVSKSFSCTARCDRVTYNPLTHKCCYGKVISLYAVC; the protein is encoded by the exons ATGGCTCGCCATCTACGGTGGATTGCAGTCTTTTTAGTGGTTTTCACTATCATTGAAGCCGACCCCTTGGAAGATAGCAGTGTTTCTCCTGAAGAGGAAGCAACTGATACCCAAGATTTTGGCAAGGATTTGGAAGACACTGCTTATCAAGAGGAGATCAGAG aAAATAACGATAAATCGGATGAAGAGCAACAAGAAGAATCCCTTGTAGAAAATAATACTTCTGAAGATGTAAATTCCTACAATATGGACGAGAACGACTTAG AAAATGAGGAAGAAGCAGAAGGCCTAGATCAAGGCGATTCTCCAGTAGAAGACACTGCCACTGAATATGATGCTTACGATACTGCTGAGCAGAGCGACTTGG AACAAAGTAATCAAGAAACAGCAACAGAAGATCAACAAGCCAATTCCCTGTCAGATAACGATTACTCCGAAGAAAAGACTTCTACCACTGCTGAGGAGAATGACTCAG TAAACCCCGAAGAGGCGGAAGGCCAAGAACAGGAGGATTCCCCATTGAAAGATACCGCTGCTGAATATGACACTTATGACACTGCTGAGCAGAACGACGCGG AAAGCGATgaagaacaacaacaagaagACTTTTTAGAAGGAAACGATTCTTCCCGTGAAGAAACTTTCGACACTGTCGAAGAAAACAACTCGG AATATGAAGAAGAGGGAGATCAACTGGAGGATTCAACATTAGATAATAATGCTTTCGCGCTAAACACCCCCGTAGACGCTGAAGATAGTGAATATG ACTCTCGCCAAGATGACCCGGCTGTCGATAAACTACAAACCGTCCCTGAGGATGACATTTCATGCAACATCCCATACAATTACACTCTGACCCACAAGTGCTGCTATGGCAAACTGGTTCCAAAGAGCTCCATTTGCGGAGCTAGATGTGGTTTGTCTACCTACAATCCACTGACCTATAAGTGCTGTTACGGCAAAGTGGTTCTTAAGTGTTTCCCTTGCCCAGGCAGATGTGGCCTGCTGAGCTACAACCCATGGACCCAGAAATGTTGTTATGGCAAAGTGGTTCTCAAAAGTTTCCTTTGCCCGGCCAAATGTGGCCTCGTAGGCTACAATCCATGGACCCAGAAGTGTTGTTACGGCAAAGTGGTCTCCAAACGTTTCACCTGCCCAGGCAGATGCGGCTCAACTGCATTCAATCCATGGACCCATAAGTGCTGCTATAACAGATTGGTTACCAAGAGTTATACATGCCCAGCGAAATGTGGCCTTACAAGCTACAATCCGTGGACTCACAAGTGCTGCTACAACAGAGTGGTTACCAAGAGTTATGTTTGCCCGGCGAAGTGTGGCCTTGCAAGCTACAATCCGTGGACCCACAAGTGCTGCTATAACAGAGTGGTTCTCAGGAGTTTTATTTGCCCAGCGAAATGTGGCCTTGCAAGCTACAATCCGTGGACTCACAAGTGCTGCTACAACAGAGTGGTTACAAAGAGTTATGTTTGCCCGGCGAAGTGTGGCCTTGCAAGCTACAATCCGTGGACCCACAAGTGCTGCTATAACAGAGTGGTTCTCAGGAGTTTTATTTGCCCAGCAAAATGTGGCCTTGCAAGCTACAATCCGTGGACTCACAAGTGCTGCTACAACAGAGTGGTTACCAAGAGTTATACATGCCCAGCGAAATGTGGCCTTGCAAGCTACAATCCGTGGACCCACAAGTGCTGCTATAACAGAGTGGTTCTCAGGAGTTTTATTTGCCCGGCGAAATGTGGCCTTGCAAGTTACAATCCATGGACTCACAAGTGCTGCTACAACAGAGTGGTTACCAAGAGTTACACATGCCCAGCGAAATGTGGCCTTGCAAGCTACAATCCGTGGACTCACAAGTGCTGCTACAACAGAGTGGTTCTCAGGAGTTTTATTTGCCCGGCGAAATGTGGCCTTGCAAGTTACAATCCATGGACTCACAAGTGCTGCTACAACAGAGTGGTTACCAAGAGTTACACATGCCCAGCGAAATGTGGCCTCGCAAGCTACAATCCGTGGACTCACAAGTGCTGCTACAACAGAGTGGTTACCAAGAGTTATGTTTGCCCAGCGAAGTGTGGCCTTGCAAGCTACAATCCGTGGACCCACAAGTGCTGCTATAACAGAGTGGTTCTCAGGAGTTTTATTTGCCCAGCGAAATGTGGCCTTGCAAGCTACAATCCGTGGACTCACAAGTGCTGCTACAACAGAGTGGTTACCAAGAGTTATGTTTGCCCAGCGAAGTGTGGCCTTGCAAGCTACAATCCGTGGACCCACAAGTGCTGCTATAACAGAGTGGTTCTCAGGAGTTTTATTTGCCCAGCGAAATGTGGCCTTGCAAGCTACAATCCGTGGACTCACAAGTGCTGCTACAACAGAGTGGTTACCAAGAGTTATACATGCCCAGCGAAATGTGGCCTTACAAGCTACAATCCGTGGACTCACAAGTGCTGCTACAACAGAGTGGTTACCAAGAGTTATGTTTGCCCAGCGAAATGTGGCCTTGCAAGCTACAATCCGTGGACCCACAAGTGCTGCTATAACAGAGTGGTTCTCAGGAGTTTTATTTGCCCAGCGAAATGTGGCCTTGCAAGCTACAATCCGTGGACTCACAAGTGCTGCTACAACAGAGTGGTCACCAAGAGTTATACATGCCCAGCGAAATGTGGCCTTGCAAGCTACAATCCGTGGACTCACAAGTGCTGCTACAACAGAGTGGTTACCAAGAGTTATGTTTGCCCAGCGAAATGTGGCCTTGCCAGCTACAATCCGTGGACTCACAAGTGCTGCTACAACAGAGTGGTTACCAAGAGTTATATTTGCCCACCAAAATGTGGTCTTGCAAGCTACAACCCGTGGACCCACAAGTGCTGCTACAACAGAGTGGTTACCAAGAGTTTCATTTGCCCAGCAAAATGTGGCCTTGCAAGCTATAATCCGTGGACTCACAAGTGCTGCTACAACAGAGTGGTTACTAAGAGTTATATTTGCCCAGCGAATTGTGGCCTCGCAAGCTACAATCCGTGGACTCACAAGTGCTGCTACAACAGAGTGGTTCTCAAGAGCTTCACCTGCCCACCCAAATGCGGGCTGGCGAGCTATAATCCATGGACGCACAAGTGCTGCTACAACAGAGTGGTTCTCAAGAGCTTCACCTGCCCACCCAAATGCGGGCTGGCGAGCTATAATCCATGGACCCACAAGTGTTGCTACAACAGAGTGGTTCTCAAGAGCTTCACCTGCCCAGCCAAATGTGGCCTTACAAGCTACAATCCATGGACCCAGAAGTGCTGCTATGGTAGAGTAGCGTCTAAAAGTTTCAGTTGCCCGGCTAAATGTGGGGTGGCAAGCTATAATCCATGGACCCACAAGTGTTGCTACAACAGAGTGGTTCTCAAGAGCCTCACTTGCCCAGCCAAATGTGGCCTCGTCAGCTATAATCCATGGACTCAGAAGTGCTGCTACGGTAAAGTAGTGTCCACAAGTTTCAGTTGCCCGGCGAAATGTGGAGTGGTGAGTTATAATCCATGGACCCAGAAGTGCTGCCATAACAGAGTAGTGTCCAAAAGCTTCAGCTGCACGGCAAGATGCGACCGCGTGACTTACAATCCCTTGACACACAAGTGTTGCTATGGTAAAGTAATATCACTGTATGCTGTTTGCTAG